One region of Streptomyces rishiriensis genomic DNA includes:
- a CDS encoding acetyl/propionyl/methylcrotonyl-CoA carboxylase subunit alpha, producing the protein MITSVLVANRGEIACRVFRTCREAGIRTVAVHSDADADALHARVADAAVRLPGSTPADTYLRADLVVKAAVSAGADAVHPGYGFLSENADFARAVLDAGLVWIGPPPEAIEAMASKTRAKQLMGLAPLASDEVTEADLPVLVKAAAGGGGRGMRVVRRLAELDAALAGARAEAASAFGDGEVFVEPYIENGRHVEVQILADTHGTVWALGTRDCSLQRRHQKVIEEAPAPGLSERSAEELRALAVRAARAVSYVGAGTVEFLVAGGRAHFLEMNTRLQVEHPVTEAVFGLDLVAEQIRVAEGAALDPEPPRARGHAVEARLYAEDPANNWTPQTGTLHRLTVPEDVRLDTGFGDGDDIGVHYDPMLAKVVAHAPTRAEAIRKLAGALERTVLHGPVTNRDLLVRSLRHAEFTSARMDTGFYDRHLGDLTVPAPDPYAPLAAALADARTRSPSGGWRNLPSQPQSKRYTVAGEETEVRYHHTRTGLTAEGVQVVHADPGLVVLEIDGVRRRFEVARYGDRVHVNGTALTALPRFPDPQAQHAPGSLLAPMPGTVVKLADGLITGSSVRAGEPLLWLEAMKMQHVISAPVEGTVTALPVTTGQQVRVGTLLAVVQETQ; encoded by the coding sequence ATGATTACTTCCGTTCTGGTGGCTAATCGCGGCGAGATCGCCTGCCGCGTCTTCCGGACCTGCCGCGAGGCGGGCATCCGCACCGTCGCCGTGCACTCGGACGCCGACGCCGACGCCCTCCACGCGCGCGTGGCCGACGCGGCCGTACGGCTGCCGGGCAGCACGCCCGCGGACACCTACCTGCGCGCCGACCTCGTGGTGAAGGCCGCGGTGAGCGCGGGCGCGGACGCCGTGCACCCGGGCTACGGCTTCCTCTCCGAGAACGCCGACTTCGCGCGCGCCGTCCTGGACGCCGGCCTCGTCTGGATCGGGCCGCCGCCCGAGGCGATCGAGGCGATGGCGTCCAAGACCCGCGCCAAGCAGCTCATGGGGCTCGCCCCGCTCGCCTCCGACGAGGTGACGGAGGCAGATCTGCCGGTGCTGGTGAAGGCGGCCGCGGGCGGTGGCGGACGCGGTATGCGCGTCGTACGCCGCCTGGCGGAGCTGGACGCAGCGCTGGCGGGCGCCCGGGCCGAGGCCGCGAGCGCGTTCGGCGACGGCGAGGTGTTCGTCGAGCCGTACATCGAGAACGGCCGCCACGTCGAGGTGCAGATCCTCGCCGACACACACGGCACGGTGTGGGCGCTCGGTACCCGCGACTGCTCCCTCCAGCGGCGTCACCAGAAGGTGATCGAGGAGGCGCCGGCGCCGGGCCTGTCCGAGCGGTCGGCGGAGGAACTGCGCGCGCTGGCCGTGCGCGCCGCGCGGGCCGTCTCGTACGTCGGCGCCGGCACCGTCGAGTTCCTGGTCGCCGGCGGCCGTGCGCACTTCCTGGAGATGAACACCCGCCTCCAGGTCGAACACCCCGTCACGGAGGCGGTCTTCGGCCTCGACCTGGTGGCCGAGCAGATCCGGGTCGCGGAGGGCGCCGCCCTGGACCCCGAGCCCCCACGCGCGCGCGGTCACGCCGTCGAGGCGCGTCTGTACGCCGAGGACCCGGCGAACAACTGGACCCCGCAGACCGGCACCCTGCACCGTCTGACCGTCCCCGAGGACGTCCGCCTGGACACCGGCTTCGGCGACGGCGACGACATCGGCGTCCACTACGACCCCATGCTCGCCAAGGTCGTCGCCCACGCCCCCACGCGCGCGGAGGCGATCCGCAAGCTCGCGGGAGCCCTGGAACGCACGGTCCTGCACGGCCCGGTGACCAACCGCGACCTGCTGGTCCGTTCCCTGCGCCACGCCGAGTTCACCTCCGCCCGTATGGACACCGGCTTCTACGACCGGCATCTCGGCGACCTCACCGTCCCGGCCCCCGACCCGTACGCCCCGCTGGCCGCCGCGCTCGCGGACGCGCGCACCCGCTCGCCGTCGGGCGGCTGGCGCAACCTGCCCTCCCAGCCGCAGTCGAAGCGGTACACGGTGGCGGGCGAGGAGACGGAGGTCCGCTACCACCACACCCGGACCGGCCTCACGGCCGAGGGCGTGCAGGTGGTGCACGCCGACCCGGGCCTGGTCGTCCTGGAGATCGACGGCGTACGGCGGCGCTTCGAGGTCGCCCGCTACGGCGACCGCGTCCACGTCAACGGCACCGCCCTCACGGCGCTGCCGCGCTTCCCCGACCCGCAGGCCCAGCACGCCCCCGGTTCCCTGCTCGCGCCGATGCCCGGCACGGTCGTCAAGCTCGCGGACGGTCTCATCACCGGATCGAGTGTCCGAGCCGGTGAACCGCTGCTGTGGCTCGAAGCGATGAAGATGCAGCACGTCATCTCGGCCCCGGTGGAGGGCACGGTGACGGCCCTGCCGGTGACGACAGGACAGCAGGTGCGGGTCGGCACCCTGCTGGCGGTAGTGCAGGAGACGCAGTAG